In the genome of Anabrus simplex isolate iqAnaSimp1 chromosome 6, ASM4041472v1, whole genome shotgun sequence, one region contains:
- the LOC137501283 gene encoding uncharacterized protein — protein MVYYPFATCSIIFFCTYYSGTTPRSHTNLKGVYENLKRRARRASADEKVEMYKTGGGPSVPSKVQDIDKRVLGIIAESSVCIPSTHDSDAGYAENKESDDNLKRPPSTSNPLDTLRAIANGDFGVDNGDGGGDDDDDDDDVDDEGDNLGQCSHDYGQTPLHTPTRPSSGVGLKHQSRKTPGGTKKRKLTATESISSAAEVQREALLLDMALKKEKQKEELEIFKLKKELLKEKIAYWKAKNAELL, from the exons ATGGTTTATtatccttttgcaacatgttctatTATATTTTTCTGTACATATTATTCAGGTACCACACCTAGGTCACACACTAACTTAAAAGGTGTGTATGAAAACCTTAAAAGAAGGGCCAGAAGAGCCTCTGCTGATGAAAAGGTGGAAATGTATAAGACAGGGGGTGGACCTAGCGTACCGTCAAAAGTACAGGACATTGATAAAAGGGTGCTTGGGATTATTGCGGAAAGCAGTGTGTGTATTCCAAGCACCCATGACTCGGATGCGGGTTATGCAGAAAACAAAG AATCTGATGACAATCTAAAAAGACCTCCCAGTACTTCCAACCCTCTGGACACACTACGAGCTATTGCTAAT GGGGACTTTGGTGTTGacaatggtgatggtggtggtgatgatgatgatgatgatgatgatgttgatgatgagggTGACAACTTAGGCCAGTGTTCCCATGATTATGGGCAAACTCCACTACATACACCAACAAGACCTTCAAGTGGTGTAGGCCTAAAG CACCAATCGAGGAAGACACCTGGAGGTACAAAAAAGAGGAAGCTGACAGCAACGGAGTCCATATCTAGTGCTGCAGAAGTGCAGCGAGAGGCACTTTTGTTGGACATGGCGCTGAAGAAGGAAAAACAGAAAGAGGAATTAGAAATCTTTAAATTAAAAAaggaattattaaaagaaaaaattgccTACTGGAAGGCAAAAAATGCTGaattattgtaa